From Pseudoxanthomonas sp. CF385, a single genomic window includes:
- a CDS encoding endonuclease/exonuclease/phosphatase family protein — protein sequence MPYYAGLKDARYKPADRKRIVQGLQRLRDGFAEQGIPTRSATDTLLLATWNIREFDSGKYGPRSADAYYFIAEILQRFDLIALQEIKTSLYGLQTVRRLLGSSWDYVVTDVSLGTSGNAERMAFLYDTRKVTFSGLAAEVVLPSSKKATPVVQFARSPYLCGFKAGWSQINLCTVHIYYGKGVAVDPQRLAEIKHLANTLKKHAIDMQSGPVHSPDGDDEFRENLIALGDFNIFNRDDVTFEALTSAGFRIPDGLQEIPGSNVKHDKHYDQIAYLKDLNRMTATGKAGVFDFFDYVYRLEQDEALYAALFGATKAKTFRDWRTYQMSDHLPMWCEFRIDQSDEYLQQLLDG from the coding sequence ATGCCGTACTACGCCGGGTTGAAGGATGCCAGGTACAAGCCCGCCGACCGCAAGCGCATCGTCCAGGGCCTGCAGCGTCTCCGGGACGGGTTCGCCGAACAGGGCATCCCCACGCGCAGCGCGACGGATACCCTGCTGCTCGCCACCTGGAACATCCGCGAGTTCGACAGCGGCAAGTACGGCCCGCGCAGCGCGGACGCCTATTACTTCATCGCCGAGATCCTGCAACGCTTCGACCTGATCGCCCTACAGGAGATCAAGACCAGCCTGTACGGCCTGCAGACGGTGCGCCGCCTGCTCGGCAGCTCGTGGGACTACGTGGTCACCGACGTGTCGCTGGGTACGTCCGGCAACGCCGAACGCATGGCGTTCCTGTACGACACGCGCAAGGTGACGTTCTCCGGCCTCGCCGCCGAAGTCGTGCTTCCTTCTTCGAAGAAGGCCACGCCGGTCGTGCAGTTCGCGCGCAGCCCCTACCTGTGCGGCTTCAAGGCCGGCTGGTCGCAGATCAACCTCTGTACCGTGCACATCTACTATGGCAAGGGCGTGGCGGTCGATCCGCAACGGTTGGCGGAGATCAAGCACCTCGCCAACACGCTGAAGAAGCACGCCATCGACATGCAGAGCGGGCCGGTCCATTCGCCGGACGGCGACGACGAGTTCCGCGAGAACCTGATCGCGCTCGGCGACTTCAACATCTTCAACCGCGACGACGTGACGTTCGAGGCGCTGACCTCGGCCGGTTTCAGGATTCCCGACGGCCTGCAGGAAATCCCCGGTTCGAACGTCAAGCACGACAAGCACTACGACCAGATCGCCTACCTGAAGGACCTCAACCGCATGACGGCGACGGGCAAGGCCGGGGTGTTCGACTTCTTCGACTACGTCTACCGCCTGGAACAGGATGAAGCCCTGTACGCGGCGCTGTTCGGTGCGACGAAGGCGAAGACGTTCCGCGACTGGCGCACCTACCAGATGTCGGACCACCTGCCGATGTGGTGCGAGTTCCGCATCGACCAGTCCGACGAATACCTGCAGCAACTGCTGGACGGCTGA